A window of the Gemmatirosa kalamazoonensis genome harbors these coding sequences:
- a CDS encoding DUF882 domain-containing protein, which yields METVAQLVERALQLPEPPGSWWHRAGVSPRAERWLEVISSVVLAVLAVAWIWTIVQARALTTAESGGEATTPTTRSVAAALTNPDAPSTAYLTSAALEALVPLRGASGKVRIVMRTPGDSAGALPHGAEVVYGTDSAAPRPSAVGQVALRVANALRPVTDLSVVTLTPLSERKGGRIGLYYIGSWPTEHGARGPAKAPPAKYAPPRGLIEVTPETQDTRLSEHLRIRDFLTHDQQNVWPKYVVVQPSILDKDELVLADLESHGIAAKGFHVMSGFRSPQYNAGGGDKTGRANLSRHMYGDANDIWIDNDGDGQMDDLNHDGRIDIRDAQVVCSAVERVEQAHPELVGGCGIYPGNGAHGPFTHIDARGYRARWTGGSNGG from the coding sequence GCGTTGCAGCTTCCCGAGCCACCCGGCAGCTGGTGGCACCGGGCCGGGGTGTCTCCGCGCGCGGAGCGCTGGCTCGAGGTGATCTCGTCGGTCGTCCTCGCGGTGCTCGCGGTCGCGTGGATCTGGACCATCGTGCAGGCGCGCGCGCTGACGACCGCCGAGAGCGGCGGCGAGGCGACGACCCCGACGACGCGCTCCGTGGCCGCGGCGCTCACGAACCCCGACGCGCCGTCGACCGCGTATCTCACGAGCGCCGCGCTCGAGGCTCTGGTTCCGCTGCGCGGCGCGAGCGGCAAGGTGCGCATCGTCATGCGCACCCCCGGCGACTCGGCGGGCGCGCTGCCGCACGGTGCGGAGGTGGTCTACGGCACCGACTCGGCGGCGCCGCGTCCGTCGGCGGTCGGGCAGGTCGCGCTTCGCGTGGCGAACGCGCTCCGGCCGGTGACCGATCTCAGCGTCGTCACGCTCACGCCGCTCTCCGAGCGCAAGGGCGGCCGGATCGGTCTCTACTACATCGGGTCGTGGCCCACGGAGCACGGGGCGCGCGGCCCGGCGAAGGCGCCGCCGGCGAAGTACGCGCCGCCGCGCGGCCTCATCGAGGTCACCCCGGAGACGCAGGACACGCGGCTGTCCGAGCACCTGCGCATCCGCGACTTCCTCACCCACGACCAGCAGAACGTCTGGCCGAAGTACGTCGTGGTGCAGCCGTCCATCCTCGACAAGGACGAGCTGGTGCTCGCCGACCTCGAGTCGCATGGGATCGCCGCGAAGGGATTCCACGTGATGAGCGGGTTCCGCTCGCCGCAGTACAACGCCGGCGGCGGCGACAAGACCGGTCGGGCGAACCTCAGCCGGCACATGTACGGCGACGCGAACGACATCTGGATCGACAACGACGGCGACGGCCAGATGGACGACCTCAATCATGACGGACGCATCGACATCCGCGACGCGCAGGTGGTCTGCAGCGCGGTGGAGCGCGTGGAGCAGGCGCATCCCGAGCTCGTCGGCGGGTGCGGCATCTATCCCGGCAACGGTGCGCACGGTCCCTTCACTCACATCGACGCCCGCGGGTATCGCGCCCGATGGACGGGCGGGAGCAATGGCGGATGA
- a CDS encoding ArsR/SmtB family transcription factor — MAAPPVLDHLAALADPIRGRLLLVLERNELAVTELAGALALPQSTVSRHLKTLADAGWVTARTEGTSRRYRMAAQLDDPAQAVWSAVRAPLAAHPDAATDAARLAALLLVRRAAYFSAATRWDRTRAELFGTRVDQSAFLALLDPDAVVGDLGCGLGATTDAVAPFVRRVIAVDDSPAMLAEARRRLDGRANVELREGSLELLPLDDGELDAALILLALHYSADPARVLGEALRALRPGGRLVVVDMLPHDREAYRAEMGHVWLGFDPSRVESWMRAAGADAVRIVPLLHDPAAKGPPLFAASARRALSPAR, encoded by the coding sequence ATGGCCGCCCCTCCTGTCCTCGACCACCTCGCCGCGCTGGCCGACCCCATCCGGGGCCGGCTGCTGCTCGTCCTCGAGCGGAACGAGCTCGCGGTGACCGAGCTGGCGGGCGCGCTCGCGCTCCCGCAGTCCACGGTGAGCCGGCACCTGAAGACGCTCGCCGACGCCGGGTGGGTGACCGCCCGCACCGAGGGGACCAGCCGCCGCTACCGCATGGCGGCGCAGCTCGACGATCCGGCGCAGGCCGTCTGGAGCGCCGTGCGCGCGCCGCTCGCTGCCCACCCCGACGCCGCGACCGACGCCGCCCGCCTCGCCGCGCTGCTGCTGGTGCGTCGGGCCGCGTACTTCTCCGCCGCCACACGCTGGGATCGCACCCGCGCCGAGCTGTTCGGCACGCGCGTCGACCAGTCGGCGTTCCTCGCCCTGCTCGATCCCGACGCCGTCGTTGGGGACCTCGGCTGCGGCCTCGGCGCGACGACCGACGCCGTCGCGCCGTTCGTGCGGCGGGTGATCGCCGTCGACGACTCGCCGGCGATGCTCGCCGAGGCCCGCCGTCGGCTCGACGGTCGCGCGAACGTGGAGCTGCGCGAGGGCTCGCTCGAGTTGCTCCCGCTCGATGACGGCGAGCTCGATGCCGCCTTGATCCTGCTCGCGCTCCACTACTCGGCCGACCCGGCTCGCGTGTTGGGCGAGGCGCTCCGCGCGCTGCGTCCGGGTGGCCGTCTCGTCGTCGTCGACATGCTGCCGCACGACCGCGAGGCGTACCGCGCCGAGATGGGGCACGTCTGGCTCGGCTTCGACCCGTCGCGGGTCGAGAGCTGGATGCGCGCGGCCGGCGCCGACGCCGTGCGCATCGTCCCGCTTCTGCACGACCCCGCGGCCAAGGGGCCGCCGCTGTTCGCCGCGTCCGCGCGACGCGCCCTTTCCCCGGCGCGTTAG
- the ahcY gene encoding adenosylhomocysteinase yields the protein MSTLLEPTAAKTSAADRPAFKVRDLSLAEWGRNEIRLAEQEMPGLMALRQRYAGKKPLAGAKIMGSLHMTIQTAVLIETLTALGADVRWVSCNIFSTQDHAAAAVAVGPNGTPENPQGTPVFAWKGETLEEYWWCTEQALMWPDGSGPNLLLDDGGDATLLVHKGAEYEKAGAIPAFDAENDPEEWGVILELLRAEAQKNPGRWTKVIAGIRGVSEETTTGVHRLYEMMNAGTLAFAAINVNDSVTKSKFDNLYGCRHSIVDGINRATDVMMAGKVAVVFGYGDVGKGCAQALKGQGARVVITEIDPICALQAAMEGYQVLTIDDVIETADIFITATGNKNIITVDHMRRMKDKAIVGNIGHFDNEIDMAGLKKAGVKRVNIKPQYDEFVFPDGHSVLILAEGRLLNLGCATGHPSFVMSASFTNQVLAQLELHTNNAKYEKKVYTLPKKLDEEVARLHLAKLGVKLTTLSADQAAYIGVPVEGPYKPDHYRY from the coding sequence ATGAGCACCCTGCTCGAGCCCACCGCCGCGAAGACCTCCGCGGCCGACCGACCCGCCTTCAAGGTGCGCGACCTCTCGCTCGCCGAGTGGGGGCGCAACGAGATCCGCCTCGCCGAGCAGGAGATGCCCGGCCTGATGGCGCTGCGCCAGCGCTACGCCGGCAAGAAGCCGCTCGCCGGCGCGAAGATCATGGGCTCGCTCCACATGACCATCCAGACCGCGGTGCTCATCGAGACGCTCACCGCGCTCGGCGCGGACGTCCGCTGGGTGTCGTGCAACATCTTCTCGACGCAGGACCACGCGGCCGCGGCGGTCGCCGTCGGGCCGAACGGCACGCCGGAGAACCCGCAGGGCACGCCGGTGTTCGCGTGGAAGGGCGAGACGCTCGAGGAGTACTGGTGGTGCACCGAGCAGGCGCTGATGTGGCCGGACGGCAGCGGCCCGAACCTCCTGCTGGACGACGGCGGCGACGCGACGCTGCTCGTGCACAAGGGCGCCGAGTACGAGAAGGCCGGCGCGATCCCCGCGTTCGACGCCGAGAACGATCCCGAGGAGTGGGGCGTCATCCTCGAGCTGCTGCGCGCCGAGGCGCAGAAGAATCCGGGCCGGTGGACGAAGGTCATCGCCGGCATCCGCGGCGTCTCCGAGGAGACGACGACCGGCGTGCACCGGCTGTACGAGATGATGAACGCCGGCACGCTCGCGTTCGCGGCGATCAACGTGAACGACTCGGTCACGAAGTCGAAGTTCGACAACCTGTACGGCTGCCGCCACTCGATCGTCGACGGCATCAACCGCGCGACCGACGTCATGATGGCGGGCAAGGTCGCGGTGGTGTTCGGCTACGGCGACGTCGGCAAGGGGTGCGCGCAGGCGCTGAAGGGGCAGGGCGCGCGCGTCGTCATCACGGAGATCGATCCGATCTGCGCGCTGCAGGCGGCGATGGAGGGCTACCAGGTCCTCACCATCGACGACGTGATCGAGACGGCGGACATCTTCATCACGGCGACGGGCAACAAGAACATCATTACCGTCGACCACATGCGCCGCATGAAGGACAAGGCGATCGTCGGCAACATCGGCCACTTCGACAACGAGATCGACATGGCCGGCCTGAAGAAGGCGGGCGTGAAGCGCGTCAACATCAAGCCGCAGTACGACGAGTTCGTGTTCCCCGACGGGCACTCGGTGCTCATCCTCGCCGAGGGCCGCCTGCTGAACCTCGGCTGCGCGACGGGCCACCCGAGCTTCGTGATGTCCGCCAGCTTCACGAACCAGGTGCTCGCGCAGCTCGAGCTGCACACGAACAACGCGAAGTACGAGAAGAAGGTCTACACGCTGCCGAAGAAGCTCGACGAGGAGGTCGCGCGCCTGCACCTCGCGAAGCTCGGCGTGAAGCTCACGACGCTCTCCGCCGACCAGGCCGCGTACATCGGCGTGCCGGTCGAGGGGCCGTACAAGCCGGACCACTACCGGTACTGA
- a CDS encoding PQQ-dependent sugar dehydrogenase yields MRLAFAFLLRRAVTALAATALPSCSERGAEAAAPVDSTAGSTAPVQLVAREVVSGLDAPLFLTSPPGDARLFILEQPGRIRIVSGGRLLPTPFLDIAAKLTSGGERGLLGLAFHPRYAQNGQFYVNYTDRNGDTRVERYRVSADRDRADAASASLVLTVAQPFANHNGGMLAFGPDGKLYVGMGDGGSAGDPQGNGQKLSTLLGKLLRLDVDDVPNGAAYSVPADNPFVSASGARGEIWAFGLRNPWRFSFDPPSSRLYIADVGQGRLEEVDVAGVREAGVNYGWNRMEGSDCYNGASCDRSQLRLPVAEYGHDQGCSITGGYVYRGAIAALRGHYFYSDYCSGFLRSLRVADDGSVADRQTWNVGALGNVTSFGVDAAGELYVVSQNGKVYKLETR; encoded by the coding sequence ATGCGCCTCGCGTTCGCGTTCCTGCTGCGCCGCGCCGTCACCGCGCTCGCCGCGACGGCGCTCCCGTCGTGCTCCGAGCGCGGCGCGGAGGCCGCGGCGCCGGTGGACTCGACCGCCGGCAGCACCGCGCCGGTGCAGCTCGTCGCACGCGAGGTCGTCTCCGGGCTGGACGCGCCGCTGTTCCTCACGTCGCCGCCCGGCGACGCGCGGCTGTTCATCCTCGAGCAGCCCGGACGCATCCGCATCGTGAGCGGCGGCCGGCTGCTGCCGACGCCGTTCCTCGACATCGCTGCCAAGCTCACGTCGGGCGGCGAGCGCGGACTGTTGGGCCTCGCGTTCCATCCGCGCTACGCGCAGAACGGCCAGTTCTACGTGAACTACACCGACCGCAACGGCGACACGCGCGTCGAGCGGTATCGGGTGAGCGCGGACCGCGACCGCGCGGACGCGGCGAGCGCGTCGCTCGTGCTCACGGTCGCGCAGCCGTTCGCGAACCACAACGGCGGCATGCTCGCGTTCGGCCCCGACGGCAAGCTGTACGTCGGCATGGGCGACGGCGGCAGCGCCGGCGATCCGCAGGGCAACGGCCAGAAGCTCTCGACGCTGCTCGGCAAGCTGCTGCGCCTCGACGTCGACGACGTGCCTAACGGCGCCGCCTACTCGGTGCCGGCGGACAACCCGTTCGTGTCGGCGTCCGGCGCGCGCGGCGAGATCTGGGCGTTCGGGCTGCGCAACCCGTGGCGCTTCTCGTTCGACCCGCCGTCGTCGCGGCTCTACATCGCCGACGTGGGACAGGGGCGCCTCGAGGAGGTCGACGTCGCGGGGGTGCGCGAGGCCGGCGTGAACTACGGCTGGAACCGCATGGAAGGGAGCGACTGCTACAATGGCGCGTCGTGCGATCGGTCGCAGCTCCGGCTGCCGGTTGCGGAGTACGGCCACGACCAGGGCTGCTCGATCACCGGGGGCTACGTGTACCGCGGCGCGATCGCCGCGCTCCGCGGGCACTACTTCTACTCCGACTACTGCTCCGGCTTCCTGCGCAGCCTCCGCGTCGCCGACGACGGCAGCGTCGCCGATCGGCAGACGTGGAACGTCGGCGCGCTCGGCAACGTGACGTCGTTCGGCGTGGACGCGGCGGGCGAGCTGTACGTCGTGTCCCAGAACGGCAAGGTCTACAAGCTCGAGACCCGTTAG
- a CDS encoding aminotransferase class I/II-fold pyridoxal phosphate-dependent enzyme yields the protein MPPAPSPTASLSQLPPYVFAELDRLKADARARGQAYLDLGIGSPDQPTPPAVVDAVQRAIADTSRHGYPPFRGSPELLAAAAGFMAERFGVVIDAERQVVALSGSKEGIAQILAAYCGAGDVALVPDVYYPVYGRAPLLNGAEVHLLRAAAPDFLPSLDDVPASVLSRAKVLVVNYPNNPTGAVADRAFLDRAVAFARDHDLLLVSDLAYSELTYDGFVAPSIFEIDGAAAVAVEMHSCSKAFNMAGLRIGFATGRPDALDALLAYRSNVGYGTPWVAQAAGAHAFSHWRELSAPVTAEYKRRRDAVYGALAAAGWDAAPPKGAMYAWLPVPAGFDDWGWVRAALDETGIVVTPGLAFGPGGQGFFRISLVQPAHVLSDAVTRLAQLAEAPVS from the coding sequence ATGCCGCCAGCCCCCTCCCCGACCGCCTCGCTCTCGCAGCTCCCGCCGTACGTGTTCGCCGAGCTCGACCGCCTCAAGGCCGACGCCCGCGCGCGCGGGCAGGCGTACCTCGACCTCGGCATCGGGAGCCCCGACCAGCCGACGCCGCCCGCCGTGGTCGACGCGGTGCAGCGCGCGATCGCCGACACGTCGCGCCACGGCTACCCGCCGTTTCGCGGCTCGCCGGAGCTGCTCGCCGCCGCGGCCGGGTTCATGGCCGAGCGGTTCGGGGTCGTGATCGACGCGGAGCGCCAGGTCGTCGCGCTCAGCGGCTCGAAGGAGGGGATCGCGCAGATCCTCGCGGCGTACTGCGGCGCCGGCGACGTCGCGCTCGTGCCCGACGTCTACTACCCGGTGTACGGCCGCGCGCCGCTGCTGAACGGCGCCGAGGTGCACCTGCTGCGCGCGGCGGCGCCGGACTTCCTGCCGTCGCTCGACGACGTGCCGGCCTCGGTGCTGTCGCGCGCGAAGGTGCTCGTCGTGAACTACCCCAACAACCCGACGGGCGCGGTCGCCGACCGCGCGTTCCTCGACCGCGCGGTGGCGTTCGCGCGCGACCACGACCTGCTGCTCGTGAGCGACCTCGCGTACAGCGAGCTGACGTACGACGGCTTCGTCGCGCCGAGCATCTTCGAGATCGACGGCGCCGCGGCGGTCGCGGTGGAGATGCACTCGTGCTCGAAGGCGTTCAACATGGCGGGGCTGCGCATCGGCTTCGCGACCGGCCGTCCCGACGCGCTCGACGCGCTGCTCGCCTATCGCTCGAACGTGGGCTACGGCACGCCGTGGGTCGCGCAGGCGGCGGGCGCGCACGCGTTCTCGCACTGGCGTGAGCTGTCCGCGCCGGTGACCGCGGAGTACAAGCGCCGCCGCGACGCGGTGTACGGCGCCCTCGCCGCCGCCGGCTGGGACGCGGCGCCGCCGAAGGGCGCGATGTACGCGTGGCTCCCGGTGCCGGCCGGCTTCGACGACTGGGGATGGGTGCGCGCCGCGCTCGACGAGACGGGGATCGTCGTCACGCCGGGGCTCGCGTTCGGTCCCGGTGGGCAGGGCTTCTTCCGCATCTCGCTCGTGCAGCCGGCGCACGTGCTGTCCGATGCGGTCACGCGCCTCGCGCAGCTCGCCGAAGCGCCCGTGAGCTGA
- a CDS encoding PQQ-dependent sugar dehydrogenase — protein MLLLVAAGAIAVACGKGSGDGRAVDSHAVGGEVTPTAGPSAAAKPACAADNGGITLPAGFCATIFDDRAGTPRHIVVAPNGDVFVNRSSARSGGGVLALRDTNGDGQADVRETFGSGTGTGIGLVPGWLYVEHSTRIVRYPMTAGRLTPNGEPEVIVTGLPTGGHDAHPFVLDGKGNLFVDLGSPSNSCQQSDRQNRSPGKDPCPELTMRAGIWRFDANKQNQEPTATNRYATGLRNAEGLAVHPGDGALYSTSHGRDQLSQNWGFTDQQSAELPAEELFKVDQGTDGGWPYCYYDQFQKKKVLAPEYGGDGKQVGRCAGKAEPAVAFPGHWAPMATLFYTGRAFPAKYRDGAFVAFHGSWNRLPLPQAGFRVAFAPMSGGKFTGAYETFADGFAGGEIRSMPNAAAHRPSGLAQSPDGGIYVTDDAKGRIWKIVYVGR, from the coding sequence ATGCTGCTGCTGGTCGCCGCGGGAGCGATCGCCGTGGCGTGCGGTAAAGGCTCGGGGGACGGCCGCGCGGTCGACTCCCATGCGGTGGGCGGCGAGGTGACGCCGACGGCGGGCCCCTCGGCCGCCGCGAAGCCCGCCTGCGCCGCCGACAACGGCGGCATCACGCTCCCCGCCGGCTTCTGCGCGACGATCTTCGACGACCGAGCGGGTACCCCGCGTCACATCGTGGTGGCCCCGAACGGCGACGTGTTCGTGAACCGGTCGAGCGCGCGCTCCGGCGGGGGCGTGCTCGCCCTGCGCGACACGAACGGCGACGGCCAGGCCGACGTGCGCGAGACGTTCGGGAGCGGCACCGGCACCGGCATCGGGCTCGTGCCGGGGTGGCTCTACGTCGAGCACTCCACGCGCATCGTGCGCTATCCGATGACCGCGGGACGCCTGACGCCTAACGGCGAACCCGAGGTGATCGTCACCGGGCTGCCGACGGGCGGCCACGACGCGCACCCGTTCGTGCTCGATGGGAAGGGGAACCTGTTCGTCGACCTCGGCTCGCCGTCGAACTCGTGTCAGCAGTCCGACCGGCAGAACCGCTCGCCGGGCAAGGACCCGTGCCCCGAGCTGACGATGCGCGCCGGGATCTGGCGCTTCGACGCGAACAAGCAGAACCAGGAGCCCACGGCCACGAACCGGTACGCGACGGGTCTGCGCAACGCCGAGGGACTCGCGGTGCACCCGGGTGACGGCGCACTGTATTCCACGTCGCACGGCCGCGACCAGCTGTCGCAGAACTGGGGCTTCACGGACCAGCAGAGCGCCGAGCTCCCGGCCGAGGAGCTGTTCAAGGTCGACCAGGGGACCGACGGCGGGTGGCCCTATTGCTACTACGACCAGTTCCAGAAGAAGAAGGTCCTCGCCCCCGAGTACGGCGGCGACGGCAAGCAGGTCGGCCGCTGCGCGGGCAAGGCCGAGCCGGCGGTCGCGTTCCCGGGGCACTGGGCGCCGATGGCGACGCTGTTCTACACGGGGCGCGCGTTCCCGGCGAAGTACCGCGACGGCGCGTTCGTCGCGTTCCACGGCTCGTGGAACCGCCTGCCGCTGCCGCAGGCGGGCTTCCGCGTGGCGTTCGCGCCCATGTCGGGCGGCAAGTTCACCGGCGCGTACGAGACCTTCGCCGACGGCTTCGCGGGCGGCGAGATCCGCAGCATGCCCAACGCCGCCGCCCATCGCCCGTCGGGCCTCGCGCAGTCGCCCGACGGGGGCATCTACGTCACGGACGACGCGAAGGGGCGCATCTGGAAGATCGTCTACGTCGGACGTTAG
- the tal gene encoding transaldolase, giving the protein MSNRLQQLHAAGVSIWLDYIDRTMLFNGDLERRIRDEALTGMTSNPTIFEKAMAEGEAYDKQLSSAESGLSPWELFELVETEDVRRACDLFAPVYDATKGADGMVSIEVSPGVANDSQATVEEAKRLWRAVERPNVMIKVPGTETGAVAVRELITEGINVNITLLFSVDAHRRVIDAYLDALDARAAAGKPVDGIASVASFFVSRVDTLVDKKLDALIATLPEDRRAHAESLKGKAAIANAKMAYRLFQQKFSGPRWDALAAKGARVQRPLWASTSTKNKAYRDVMYVEQLIGPDTVNTMPPATIDAFADHGVVARTVDADLDAAERVLADLTALGIDMRQVTDQLLEEGITSFQKSFDGLLGGIEKKVSSLAAR; this is encoded by the coding sequence ATGTCCAATAGACTCCAGCAGCTCCACGCCGCCGGCGTGTCGATCTGGCTCGACTACATCGACCGCACGATGCTGTTCAACGGAGACCTTGAGCGGCGCATCCGCGACGAGGCGCTCACCGGGATGACGTCGAACCCGACCATCTTCGAGAAGGCGATGGCCGAGGGGGAGGCGTACGACAAGCAGCTCTCGTCGGCCGAGTCGGGGCTGTCGCCGTGGGAGCTGTTCGAGCTCGTCGAGACCGAGGACGTGCGCCGCGCGTGCGACCTCTTCGCCCCGGTCTACGACGCGACGAAAGGCGCCGACGGGATGGTGTCGATCGAGGTGTCGCCCGGCGTCGCGAACGACTCGCAGGCGACGGTCGAGGAGGCCAAGCGTCTGTGGCGCGCCGTCGAGCGGCCCAACGTGATGATCAAGGTGCCGGGCACGGAGACCGGCGCCGTCGCCGTCCGCGAGCTCATCACCGAGGGGATCAACGTCAACATCACGCTGCTGTTCAGCGTCGACGCGCACCGCCGCGTGATCGACGCGTACCTCGACGCGCTGGACGCCCGCGCCGCGGCCGGCAAGCCGGTGGACGGCATCGCGAGCGTCGCGAGCTTCTTCGTGAGCCGCGTCGACACGCTCGTGGACAAGAAGCTCGACGCGCTCATCGCCACGCTCCCCGAGGACCGGCGCGCGCACGCCGAGTCGCTGAAGGGCAAGGCGGCGATCGCGAACGCGAAGATGGCGTACCGCCTCTTCCAGCAGAAGTTCTCGGGCCCGCGGTGGGACGCGCTCGCCGCGAAGGGTGCACGCGTGCAGCGGCCGCTGTGGGCGAGCACGAGCACGAAGAACAAGGCGTACCGCGACGTGATGTACGTCGAGCAGCTCATCGGCCCCGACACGGTGAACACGATGCCGCCGGCGACGATCGACGCGTTCGCCGACCACGGCGTCGTCGCGCGCACGGTGGACGCCGACCTCGACGCGGCCGAGCGCGTGCTCGCCGACCTCACCGCGCTCGGCATCGACATGCGTCAGGTGACCGACCAGCTTCTGGAAGAGGGGATCACGTCGTTCCAGAAGTCGTTCGACGGGCTGCTCGGCGGGATCGAGAAGAAGGTGTCGTCGCTCGCCGCGCGCTGA